One Vanrija pseudolonga chromosome 5, complete sequence genomic window, TATGTAAGGGAGGAAGGTCGACATTTTTCACTCTTTCCGGCCACCTTCCTTGGTCGAGAAAGAGCGAAAAGTCTGGCGACAGGTGAGGAGGGAGGCACCTACAGCACCCGTACGCTATGGTCCTCGCTGCTCTATGCTAGACCGTATTGCTCCCAACACCACCATGCAGATAACCCACCGACAAACTCAGAAAACATCTAATTCTGGGGCGTGTAGCTCAGTTGGTAGAGCGTGTCATTAGCATCTTCTACCTAGTTGACAAGGTCTTTGGTTCGATTCCTAACTCGTCCAGCATTCGTTTTTGGGTTGCGCGAGGCGTAGAGGGACGCGAttggaggaggggtgggtgagggaggaggacgagggaggggcagcttggcggcggtggcaccaccagcgtgcgtgcgtgttctgccaccgcctcgctcgcgcactGATCGCCCCGGCTGTGCTTCTGGCACTGCGGCTTGTCCATCTTCTGACGTCGACGCTGTTCTGCATCCATGTCGTTTCTCTCTCTCATTGTCATTGTTCATTCTctgtcgtcgcctcgtcgaaAGGACCTCGAAACCACAAAAAGTCGCTCACTCCCACCACGTGTATGGCCCTGGAGCCCCGCGCTAATTAAGGAATCGGATCGACCAACGCGTCGTCActgctgcagcgcgcgccgcgtcgggctggctggctggctgcttcACTGcctccctcggcgtcccTGCCCTCTCCCTgccccctccctccgccgcccgcgtcACCGCCGCAAGCGAGCGCTGCCGTTGCAACAATGTTCAAACACAACCTCCTTGCACAGCACATGCTCCGAGGTAAGAGGACTAcacctcctccctccccttctCCTTCTCATCCCCCCAAAGACCcacacgtcgacgagcaccacccaccaaagccgccgcgcgtcgtccgccGTACAGAGCCAGACCCGCAGACTTCGCACATTGTATTCTGGTACTACATCCTCGCAGGctgcgtcctcgtcctcctcatctcACTCTTCCTAGCGCGCAACTGGATCTtcccgccgcaccgcgcgaCAGTCATCCCGTACAACGACGAACAGGTCACTCTGCAGCAAAGCtacccgccaccaccacctccagaCAACATGTCGGGCAAGAAGCACGTCGGATACTTTGTACGTCGTTGGCCCGATGgcaccgctgacacaccAAGGTCAACTGGGGCATCTACGGCCGCAAGTTCCCGCCCCAGGAGATTCCCAACCAGCACCTCACGCACATCAACTACGCGTTCGGCAACGTCAACAAGGActcgggcgaggtcgtcctctCCGACTCGTGGGCTGACGTCGAGATCCACTACGAGGGCGACAGCTGGAACGACGCGGGTACCAACCTCTACGGTTGTCTGAAGGCCATTTACCTGCAGAAGAAGGCGAACCGGTGGGTCGTGGTGTGGTGGCGTGGGAGCCTGGGCTGACAGCGGCAGTAACCTCAAGGTGCTACTCTCCATTGGCGGATGGTCGTACTCACCGGTGGGTAATGCGTGTTCGCCGTGTCTAACCCGCCCAGAACTTTGCCAACATCGCCAACCCCCAGTGGCGCGCCAAGTTTGTCGAGTCGTCGGTCAaactcgtcgaggacgtgggACTGGATGGGTGGGTTCATGCACCACACACGTCGCTAACCCGCACAGCCTCGACGTAGGTATTTGCTGCGCCCAAGACCCACCTACACCCCTAACCCCCCGCAGATCGACTACGAGTACCCCAAGACGCCGTCCGACGCGCAGGCGTACGTCGCGCTTCTGCACGAGCTTCGCGgtgcgctcgagcagctcgcccagTCCAAGGGCCGCAGGCAGGGGCAGTACCAGCTGACCgtggccgcgccgtgcgggTCCGAGAACGTCCAGGTGCTCCAGATCCAGGCCATGGACCAGGTGCTCGACTTCTGGAACCTGATGGCGTACGACGTGGGTTACCCCTCCTCTATGTACCCAACTGACGCCAGTTCGCCGGCTCGTGGGACCAGAAGGCGGGCCACCAGGCCAACCtgtacgccgacgacccgaACGCCAACTCGGTCGACCGCGCAGTCAAGGcgtacctcgccgccggcgtccacCCGAACAAGCTCGTGATCGGCATGCCGCTCTACGGGCGTGCGTTCGCCAACACTGACGGCCCCGGCGCGCCGTACAATGGCGTCGGGGAGGGCTCGTGGGAGGCCGGCATGTGGGACTACAAGGTGCTCCCGCAGCCTGGCGCGCAGGAGATCAACgaccaccgcctcggcctgtCGTACAGCTACGACCCGTGAGtggggcagcagcagagaccagctgacaccgcgcAGTGCCAAGCGCCTCATGATCTCGTACGACACGCAGGCCATCGCCACCCAAAAGGTCCACTATATCCACCAgaacggcctcggcggcgccatgtggtgggagctcgacgccgacgcatCCGAGGCCTCGGGCCGCGCGCTTGTGCGTACTGTCCgtgagcagctcggccagctcgagtGGCGCGAGAACGAGCTGGGCTACCCCGGCTCCAAGTATGACAATCTCCGCAACGGCACCATCTagactgccgccgcctgtaAATAGATTTTATACACACGAGTTATACAGTGCTCAAATGCGATTCATGTAGCGTTGCCGCCCAGCCAGTTACCAGCACCGGCGGGGATGGCTATGCTGTGGCATCCATTGTATGTGGTTCGACTCCGACTCGTGGGATTGTCCAGGGCTGTGGCTATGGGTATCTATCTATGGTCATCATGCTGAGAGGCGTGGGTAGGGGGTGTAGCGGGGCACACATTATATGCTTGTCCTTGCACAAGCGCTGTAGTAACACGTTGTGGGTGGCCGCTTAGAATCCGAAGAAGCGGAAGATGAGGTAGAGCAGGCAGCCGATGAAGCGCATGACTGAGAGGAAGAGCACAGAGTAGAAGATTGCAgtctgggggtgtcagtggctgAGAAGCGAGAACCAGAAGCCAACTCACAAGATAAGGGTTGAACGTCGACTCTGTGGCAGAGACAAAGTGCTTGCCGAGCCAGTCGGTGAACGCGCTCGAGGTGAAGAGCATGATAACAAGCATATTGCTTCCGAGGAAGAGAAGCACGACGTTTGTACTGGCGGGTTAGTTGAAGACCACGGATCTCGAACCCACCGGAAGTTCCTGTCCGAGTCACTGCGCTTGGTCTCGGCGCTTCGCTtctccttgacctccttggGCGGGATACGCATCTCGGAGCGAGCCTGCTGCCAGAGcgcctcgacatcctcctGGCGTGT contains:
- the chiB gene encoding Endochitinase B gives rise to the protein MLRGKRTTPPPSPSPSHPPKDPHVDEHHPPKPPRVVRRTEPDPQTSHIVFWYYILAGCVLVLLISLFLARNWIFPPHRATVIPYNDEQVTLQQSYPPPPPPDNMSGKKHVGYFVNWGIYGRKFPPQEIPNQHLTHINYAFGNVNKDSGEVVLSDSWADVEIHYEGDSWNDAGTNLYGCLKAIYLQKKANRNLKVLLSIGGWSYSPNFANIANPQWRAKFVESSVKLVEDVGLDGLDIDYEYPKTPSDAQAYVALLHELRGALEQLAQSKGRRQGQYQLTVAAPCGSENVQVLQIQAMDQVLDFWNLMAYDFAGSWDQKAGHQANLYADDPNANSVDRAVKAYLAAGVHPNKLVIGMPLYGRAFANTDGPGAPYNGVGEGSWEAGMWDYKVLPQPGAQEINDHRLGLSYSYDPAKRLMISYDTQAIATQKVHYIHQNGLGGAMWWELDADASEASGRALVRTVREQLGQLEWRENELGYPGSKYDNLRNGTI